One Hevea brasiliensis isolate MT/VB/25A 57/8 chromosome 5, ASM3005281v1, whole genome shotgun sequence genomic region harbors:
- the LOC110654585 gene encoding germin-like protein subfamily 1 member 13, with the protein MKSFHFFALLSLALAFSFASAFDPSPLQDFCVAIPEPKNAVFVNGKFCKNPNLTVAEDFFFPGLNVPGNTGNRVGSNVTLVNVDKLFGLNTLGISLARLDFAPNGGLNPPHTHPRATEILVVVEGTLYVGFVTSNPNRLFTKILYPGDVFVFPIGLIHFQFNIAKTNAIAFAGLSSQNPGVITIANAIFGPNPPINPDVLAKAFQLDNDEVVKLQKLFANA; encoded by the exons ATGAAAAGCTTTCATTTCTTTGCCTTATTGTCTCTGGCATTGGCTTTCTCTTTTGCCTCTGCCTTTGACCCTAGCCCTCTCCAGGACTTCTGTGTTGCCATACCTGAACCTAAGAATGCTG TGTTTGTCAATGGGAAGTTCTGCAAGAACCCAAACCTTACTGTAGCTGAAGATTTCTTTTTCCCGGGACTCAATGTTCCTGGAAATACAGGAAATCGAGTTGGATCCAATGTCACCCTCGTGAATGTTGATAAACTATTTGGACTTAATACTCTTGGTATTTCTCTCGCTCGGTTAGACTTTGCACCCAATGGTGGCTTAAATCCTCCTCACACCCATCCTCGTGCCACAGAGATCCTTGTAGTCGTGGAAGGCACCCTTTATGTTGGCTTTGTGACATCCAACCCTAATCGCCTTTTCACTAAAATCTTATACCCAGGAGATGTTTTTgtatttccaattggtctcattcaCTTCCAGTTTAATATTGCAAAGACCAATGCAATTGCCTTTGCTGGTCTAAGCAGCCAAAACCCAGGTGTCATCACGATAGCAAATGCAATCTTCGGGCCTAATCCACCCATTAATCCTGATGTTCTCGCTAAGGCCTTCCAATTGGACAACGATGAAGTGGTAAAACTTCAGAAACTGTTTGCCAATGCATAA